The Halorhabdus sp. BNX81 genome includes a region encoding these proteins:
- a CDS encoding DUF106 domain-containing protein, whose protein sequence is MARTGEKIDRLVAEDASMEAAIETVLATAEEQGTVAWGDVSDELTSGQWGRLIETGLLVDADGDGFVIDDPDGVHDALAAADPDSDDDDGGWSTWDKLAGVGVIALFLGYSLTSVRNVVGGTLDLLLGNLITVLGGEGMFYLTILVLATLTGLWSTLLQDNLMDMSGMSQHQEKMEELKERREAAKERDDQEELDRIQQEQMEMMSDQLGAFTKQFRPMVWIMLLTIPVFLWMYWQVPKLSVDGIAIVMPFFGAKESWGAGTLGPWPAWLFWYFICSLSFTQIIRKALNVQTSPT, encoded by the coding sequence ATGGCACGTACAGGCGAGAAGATAGATCGGCTCGTGGCCGAAGACGCCAGCATGGAGGCAGCGATCGAGACGGTGCTGGCAACAGCCGAAGAGCAGGGAACCGTTGCGTGGGGTGACGTTAGTGACGAGTTGACCAGCGGCCAGTGGGGCCGCCTCATCGAGACCGGCTTACTCGTCGACGCCGACGGTGACGGATTCGTCATCGACGACCCCGACGGCGTCCACGACGCCCTTGCAGCAGCTGACCCCGACAGTGATGACGACGATGGCGGGTGGTCGACCTGGGACAAACTCGCAGGTGTCGGCGTCATCGCCCTGTTTCTGGGTTACTCGCTGACGTCAGTCCGGAACGTGGTCGGCGGGACGCTCGACCTCCTGCTTGGGAACCTCATAACGGTACTCGGCGGCGAGGGGATGTTCTATCTCACAATTCTGGTACTGGCGACGCTAACGGGACTGTGGTCGACGCTGTTGCAGGACAACCTCATGGACATGAGCGGGATGAGCCAGCACCAGGAAAAGATGGAGGAGCTCAAAGAGCGCCGTGAGGCTGCCAAAGAGCGCGACGATCAGGAGGAACTCGATCGCATCCAGCAGGAACAGATGGAGATGATGAGCGATCAGTTGGGGGCGTTTACCAAGCAGTTCCGCCCGATGGTCTGGATCATGCTGCTGACAATCCCGGTGTTCCTGTGGATGTACTGGCAGGTTCCGAAGCTCTCGGTCGACGGGATCGCCATCGTCATGCCCTTCTTCGGCGCGAAAGAGAGCTGGGGTGCCGGGACGCTCGGTCCGTGGCCGGCGTGGCTGTTCTGGTATTTCATCTGCTCGCTCAGTTTCACCCAGATCATCCGCAAGGCCCTGAACGTCCAGACATCGCCGACGTGA
- a CDS encoding RNA-guided pseudouridylation complex pseudouridine synthase subunit Cbf5, with protein MTLRGPPADRSPAELLSFGVLNLDKPPGPSAHQVAAWVRDLATVERAAHAGTLDPKVTGCLPMLLGDATRMAQVFDDSDKAYIAVLELHERLADPATLEAVADEFEGELYQKPPKKSAVVRRLRSRKIHSLDVLEAEDRRALISIRCESGTYIRKLCHDMGLALGTGAHMGDLRRTATDPFDDSDLVTMHDFVDALAWWREDDDPDPLREVVQPAERALVDLPSVTIAPSAAESVAEGAPVYAPGVIDADDGLDPAAEPLVACYIPNGAAVCLGTLAGDPDADEGTVVELERVLV; from the coding sequence ATGACACTCCGAGGGCCACCCGCGGACCGATCGCCGGCCGAACTCCTATCTTTCGGCGTGTTGAACCTCGATAAGCCCCCCGGTCCTTCTGCCCACCAGGTCGCCGCCTGGGTGCGCGATCTTGCGACCGTCGAGCGGGCGGCCCACGCCGGGACGCTCGACCCAAAAGTCACCGGCTGTCTCCCGATGTTGCTCGGCGACGCCACCCGCATGGCCCAGGTCTTCGACGATAGCGACAAGGCGTACATCGCCGTGCTCGAACTCCACGAACGACTGGCCGACCCCGCCACCCTCGAAGCCGTCGCCGACGAGTTCGAGGGCGAACTCTACCAGAAACCGCCGAAGAAAAGCGCCGTCGTCCGTCGGCTGCGCTCCCGGAAGATCCACAGCCTGGACGTCCTCGAAGCCGAGGATCGCCGCGCACTCATCTCGATCCGGTGTGAGAGTGGCACCTACATCCGGAAACTCTGTCACGACATGGGGCTGGCGCTGGGCACCGGCGCGCACATGGGCGATCTCCGCCGGACGGCGACCGACCCCTTCGACGATAGCGATCTGGTGACGATGCACGACTTCGTCGACGCCCTGGCGTGGTGGCGCGAGGACGACGACCCCGACCCACTACGGGAGGTGGTCCAGCCCGCCGAACGCGCGCTGGTTGATCTCCCGTCGGTCACGATTGCCCCGAGTGCCGCGGAATCCGTGGCGGAGGGTGCCCCCGTCTACGCGCCGGGCGTCATCGACGCCGACGACGGCCTCGATCCCGCCGCCGAACCGCTCGTCGCCTGCTACATTCCCAACGGCGCTGCGGTGTGTCTGGGGACCCTCGCGGGGGACCCGGACGCCGACGAGGGGACCGTTGTCGAACTGGAACGCGTGCTCGTCTAA
- the hemE gene encoding uroporphyrinogen decarboxylase, which yields MNDLLRRAARGERTERPPVWLMRQAGRHLPEYREVRKEYDFLEAVTTPEIAAKITLQPWDRYRPDGVVMFSDILTILEPLGFDYHIESGTGPVVESPITDPADVPETYDVIESTLSYVGELLDRLDTRVGNETGLIGFAGGPFTLASYAIAGHPTRNHYPVRQFKARHPEAFADLLSVFADAVREFLQYQIDHGADVVQLFDTYAGVLPPAAYQAFIQPLHREILTDIDAPTILFVRNMGGRLDQLAATGADVVSLDWTVEMATAREQLGDRPVQGNLDPSVLFAGPETVRERTREVIEAAGDQGHILNLGHGVHQDTPIESVEAFVETAKSIER from the coding sequence ATGAACGATCTACTCCGCCGGGCGGCTCGCGGGGAGCGCACCGAGCGACCCCCGGTCTGGCTGATGCGACAGGCCGGTCGCCACCTCCCCGAGTATCGGGAGGTTCGTAAAGAATACGACTTCCTCGAAGCGGTCACCACACCGGAGATTGCCGCCAAGATTACACTCCAGCCATGGGATCGATACCGTCCCGACGGGGTGGTGATGTTCTCGGACATCCTGACGATCCTCGAACCACTCGGGTTCGACTATCACATCGAATCGGGGACGGGTCCGGTCGTCGAATCACCCATCACCGACCCGGCTGACGTCCCGGAAACCTACGACGTGATCGAATCGACGCTTTCGTACGTCGGCGAGTTGCTCGACCGGCTCGATACGCGGGTCGGCAACGAAACCGGACTTATCGGCTTTGCCGGCGGTCCATTCACCCTCGCGTCATACGCCATTGCCGGCCATCCGACCCGGAATCACTATCCAGTCCGGCAGTTCAAGGCTCGTCATCCCGAGGCCTTCGCGGACCTTCTCTCGGTGTTTGCCGACGCCGTTCGGGAGTTTCTCCAGTACCAAATCGACCACGGCGCGGACGTCGTCCAGCTGTTTGACACCTACGCCGGCGTGTTGCCACCGGCGGCCTATCAGGCGTTCATCCAACCGCTTCATCGCGAGATCCTGACAGACATCGATGCCCCGACAATCCTCTTTGTCCGAAACATGGGCGGCCGTCTCGACCAGCTGGCGGCGACGGGCGCGGATGTGGTCAGCCTCGACTGGACGGTCGAGATGGCAACTGCTCGCGAACAGTTGGGAGATCGTCCTGTGCAGGGAAACCTCGATCCGTCCGTCCTCTTCGCCGGTCCGGAAACCGTCCGCGAGCGAACGCGTGAGGTGATCGAAGCGGCCGGGGATCAGGGCCACATTCTCAATCTCGGCCACGGCGTCCACCAGGACACACCGATCGAGAGCGTCGAGGCGTTCGTCGAGACGGCCAAATCGATCGAGCGGTAA
- a CDS encoding ATP-binding protein — protein MSCLLTDPTTVLTVGGSSTELDAARSALAGAGVDDVVKVDGLSEIESTLAARDDAGCVLALDAEASTFVELYDAVRAVDDVLPIVVYAGIDESLAAAVSQRCGCRLTPIEVGEDALRETVEDALATYERRRNEAANSSILRTLLAEGKMSMFAKDTHGRYVRFADVPYTVDPEEARGKTDPEIFNQREVSEAALADDVRVVETGEPIRDKLEKFSGTGGDYWSESTKIPWRENGEIVGLVGYAKDVTKRMQYKKRFEEERRRFDKFASYVSHDLRTPLQIIVGALERAREGETEALDRIERATDRVGEIIDDLSSLSRGDRDNSSFSEEVLDALDIGVSTTELPSLVESVWQLDSPDSATVEIDMADGTEVVAETETVRPLVENLLKNAVDHAGPEVTVRVGTMGRGFFVADDGPGIPSEERDRIFEEGYTTAEEGSGTGLTIVSETVAQQGWELDVTESEAGGARFEITDCPIIEPSTTTPGASISLTTNEDIGDVSLPGKAEYDAPTDVWTVVGDGRDIWQDIDEFHFVHARTSEPVRIQGRLADLEGVHEYSKAGLMVRDGLGHDDALAFIGATRDYGSETLWRTSTGANAESTQYEEPYDAFQWYQLVVDERGVTLSFSTDGKEWQPLDQLPIELDAPYYVGLAVCSHSEDLTTEARFEDVTVHELDSA, from the coding sequence ATGAGTTGTCTCCTTACAGATCCGACGACGGTGCTGACCGTGGGTGGATCATCTACCGAACTCGATGCTGCCCGATCAGCACTCGCTGGGGCGGGTGTGGACGATGTCGTCAAGGTGGATGGACTATCCGAGATCGAGTCGACGCTTGCGGCTCGCGATGATGCCGGCTGCGTCCTTGCACTCGATGCCGAGGCGTCGACGTTTGTCGAACTCTACGACGCTGTACGGGCCGTCGACGATGTTTTGCCGATCGTCGTCTACGCTGGCATCGATGAGTCCCTTGCCGCTGCAGTCAGCCAACGCTGTGGCTGTCGACTTACCCCGATCGAGGTCGGTGAGGACGCCCTTCGTGAGACAGTCGAGGACGCGCTCGCTACCTACGAGCGACGTCGTAACGAGGCAGCAAACAGCAGCATTCTCCGGACGTTGCTCGCGGAAGGCAAGATGTCGATGTTCGCCAAGGACACCCACGGACGGTATGTCCGATTTGCCGACGTGCCGTATACGGTCGACCCGGAGGAGGCGAGGGGAAAGACCGATCCGGAAATCTTCAACCAGCGAGAGGTTTCCGAGGCGGCGCTTGCCGACGATGTTCGCGTTGTCGAGACGGGGGAGCCGATCCGCGACAAGCTAGAAAAGTTCAGTGGGACCGGGGGGGATTACTGGTCGGAGTCGACGAAGATCCCGTGGCGGGAAAACGGCGAGATCGTCGGCCTGGTTGGGTACGCCAAGGACGTCACCAAACGGATGCAGTACAAGAAACGGTTCGAGGAAGAGCGCCGCCGGTTCGACAAGTTTGCGAGTTACGTCTCACACGATCTTCGGACCCCGCTGCAGATCATCGTCGGCGCCCTGGAACGTGCCCGCGAGGGCGAGACCGAAGCCCTCGACCGGATCGAGCGTGCTACCGATCGCGTCGGTGAGATCATCGACGACCTGAGCTCGCTCTCGCGGGGCGATCGAGACAACAGCTCCTTCTCCGAGGAAGTGCTCGACGCACTCGACATCGGTGTCTCGACGACCGAACTCCCCTCGCTCGTCGAGAGTGTCTGGCAACTCGACAGTCCGGACTCGGCGACGGTCGAAATCGACATGGCCGACGGCACAGAAGTGGTCGCCGAGACCGAGACCGTCCGGCCGCTCGTCGAAAACCTGCTGAAAAACGCTGTCGATCACGCCGGTCCCGAGGTGACCGTTCGGGTCGGCACGATGGGGCGTGGGTTCTTCGTGGCTGATGACGGCCCCGGCATCCCGTCCGAGGAGCGCGACCGTATCTTCGAAGAGGGCTACACCACGGCCGAGGAGGGGAGCGGGACTGGTCTCACGATCGTCAGTGAGACAGTCGCACAGCAGGGATGGGAGTTGGACGTCACCGAGAGCGAGGCGGGTGGTGCACGCTTCGAGATCACCGACTGTCCGATCATCGAACCGTCGACGACAACGCCGGGCGCATCCATCTCGCTCACGACCAACGAGGACATCGGGGATGTCTCCCTTCCCGGGAAGGCGGAGTACGATGCTCCAACCGATGTCTGGACCGTCGTCGGCGACGGTCGGGATATCTGGCAGGATATCGACGAGTTCCATTTCGTCCACGCGAGGACGTCCGAGCCCGTTCGCATCCAGGGCCGCCTGGCTGACCTCGAGGGGGTCCACGAGTACAGCAAAGCCGGCCTGATGGTCCGTGACGGGCTGGGCCACGACGATGCCCTCGCGTTTATCGGGGCGACCCGTGACTACGGAAGCGAGACGCTCTGGCGGACCAGTACCGGCGCCAACGCCGAGAGTACCCAGTACGAGGAGCCCTACGATGCCTTCCAGTGGTATCAGCTCGTGGTGGACGAGCGGGGTGTGACGTTATCGTTCTCGACGGACGGCAAGGAGTGGCAACCACTCGATCAGTTGCCGATCGAACTCGACGCCCCCTACTACGTGGGGCTTGCCGTCTGTAGCCACTCTGAGGACCTGACGACCGAAGCCCGCTTCGAGGACGTGACGGTCCACGAACTCGACAGCGCGTAG
- a CDS encoding 30S ribosomal protein S5, which translates to MSDGWEPRTRLGQQVADGEIDSMGDALNAGLPLKEPEIVDQLVPGLEDEVLDINMVQRMTDSGRRVKFRCVVVVGNRDGLVGYAEGRDDQVGGAIQKAIEVAKLNLIDVSRGCGSWECGCGRPHTVALRATGKAGSVEVELQPAPRGLGLAGGETVRHVLELAGIEDIWTRSSGNTRTTVNFAKATFNALRNTAEARVPERAFEEREVIE; encoded by the coding sequence ATGAGCGACGGATGGGAACCACGAACGCGGCTCGGCCAGCAGGTCGCCGACGGCGAGATCGACTCGATGGGCGACGCGCTGAACGCCGGGCTGCCACTGAAGGAACCGGAGATCGTCGACCAGCTCGTCCCCGGGCTCGAAGACGAAGTACTGGACATCAACATGGTCCAGCGCATGACCGACTCTGGCCGCCGGGTGAAGTTCCGGTGTGTCGTCGTCGTGGGCAACCGCGACGGCCTCGTCGGCTACGCCGAGGGGCGTGACGACCAGGTCGGCGGCGCGATCCAGAAGGCCATCGAGGTCGCCAAGCTGAACCTCATCGACGTCTCCCGCGGGTGTGGCTCGTGGGAGTGTGGCTGCGGTCGACCCCACACGGTCGCGCTCCGCGCCACGGGCAAGGCCGGCAGCGTCGAGGTCGAACTCCAGCCCGCCCCGCGCGGTCTGGGGCTGGCGGGCGGAGAGACCGTCCGGCACGTCCTCGAACTCGCCGGCATCGAGGACATCTGGACGCGCAGTAGCGGGAACACGCGCACGACGGTCAACTTCGCGAAGGCGACGTTCAACGCCCTGCGGAACACGGCCGAGGCACGCGTCCCCGAGCGGGCCTTCGAGGAGCGCGAGGTGATCGAGTGA
- a CDS encoding adenylate kinase, with amino-acid sequence MRNPKILLLGPPGAGKGTQSSNLVSAFDVEHVTTGDALRSNKEMDISDLGLAYDTPGEYMDRGELVPDEVVTAIVEEALTSADGFVLDGYPRNLEQAEELESMTDLDVIASLSVSESALVDRLTGRRVCSDCGENYHVEFDQPENAGVCDDCGGELIQREDDQEDAVRNRLEVFAENTEPVIDYYSDREAFVEIDGEQSLDAVWADLEAAVEDELKR; translated from the coding sequence ATGCGCAATCCGAAGATTTTGCTCCTGGGGCCACCAGGCGCAGGCAAGGGTACGCAGAGTTCAAACCTCGTCTCCGCGTTCGACGTCGAACATGTCACGACCGGTGACGCGCTTCGGTCGAACAAGGAGATGGACATCTCCGACCTCGGCCTGGCGTACGACACGCCCGGCGAGTACATGGACCGAGGCGAACTCGTCCCCGACGAGGTCGTCACCGCTATCGTCGAGGAAGCGTTGACCAGCGCTGACGGGTTCGTGCTGGACGGGTATCCCCGCAACCTCGAGCAGGCCGAGGAACTCGAATCGATGACCGACCTGGACGTGATCGCCTCGCTGTCAGTCAGTGAGTCGGCACTCGTCGATCGGCTCACCGGTCGCCGGGTCTGTTCGGACTGTGGCGAGAACTACCACGTCGAGTTCGATCAGCCCGAAAATGCGGGTGTCTGTGACGACTGTGGCGGCGAGTTGATCCAACGGGAGGACGATCAGGAAGACGCCGTTCGAAATCGACTGGAGGTCTTCGCCGAGAACACCGAACCCGTCATCGACTACTACAGCGACCGCGAGGCGTTCGTCGAGATCGACGGCGAACAGTCCCTCGATGCCGTCTGGGCTGACCTCGAGGCCGCTGTCGAAGACGAACTAAAACGTTGA
- the hemH gene encoding ferrochelatase: MSTGILLLNFGEPATPEREAVVSYLERIFFNNREIEGDTTEAEARERSRELAERRAGPLIEEYEAIGGSPLNEQARKQAQALEDRLRERGREVETYIGMQFTEPFIDEALDSAIADGHDRIIGLPIYPLCGPSTTVDALEELRAAADERDFAALQELSGWHRHPDYPRLRADRIEALAEERGVDLTDPDTALVFSAHGTPQHYLEEGSRYDIYVTEYVETVAGLLGIDEYELGYQNHENRGIPWTEPEIEDVIETADAERVVVEPISFMHEQSETLSELDVELREEAEEAGLEFHRVPIPHDDERFVGVLEDLVEPFIADFDPAVYQLRQCQCRDEPGTMCLNAPLDS, from the coding sequence ATGTCGACCGGAATCCTGCTGTTGAACTTCGGCGAACCAGCGACGCCGGAACGCGAGGCTGTCGTCTCGTATCTCGAACGCATCTTCTTCAACAACCGAGAGATCGAGGGCGATACGACCGAGGCCGAGGCACGCGAGCGCTCCCGCGAACTGGCCGAGCGCCGGGCCGGCCCGCTTATCGAGGAGTACGAGGCCATCGGCGGGTCGCCGCTGAACGAACAGGCCCGCAAGCAGGCCCAGGCCCTGGAAGATCGACTCCGCGAGCGTGGCCGCGAGGTCGAGACCTACATCGGGATGCAGTTCACCGAGCCGTTCATCGACGAGGCGCTCGACAGTGCCATCGCCGACGGCCACGACCGGATCATCGGGCTCCCGATCTATCCGCTGTGTGGTCCCTCGACGACCGTCGACGCTCTCGAGGAACTCCGTGCGGCCGCCGACGAGCGCGACTTCGCCGCGCTCCAGGAACTGTCGGGGTGGCATCGCCATCCTGACTATCCACGCCTGCGAGCCGATCGGATTGAGGCCTTGGCCGAGGAGCGGGGCGTCGACCTGACTGATCCCGACACGGCCCTCGTGTTCTCGGCCCACGGCACACCACAGCACTATCTCGAAGAGGGCAGTCGCTACGACATCTACGTCACCGAATACGTCGAGACCGTTGCGGGGCTGCTCGGGATCGACGAGTACGAACTCGGCTATCAGAACCACGAGAATCGGGGCATCCCGTGGACCGAACCCGAGATCGAAGACGTCATCGAAACGGCCGATGCCGAGCGTGTCGTCGTCGAGCCGATCAGCTTCATGCACGAACAGAGCGAGACGCTCTCGGAACTCGACGTGGAATTGCGGGAGGAAGCCGAGGAGGCGGGCTTGGAGTTCCACCGTGTCCCCATCCCGCACGATGACGAGCGGTTCGTCGGCGTGCTGGAGGATCTCGTCGAACCATTTATCGCTGATTTCGATCCTGCGGTCTACCAGCTTCGGCAGTGTCAGTGTCGGGACGAACCGGGAACGATGTGTCTGAACGCGCCACTAGATTCCTGA
- the cmk gene encoding (d)CMP kinase, with product MLITVSGPAGSGKSTLAVSLADALDHDHVSGGDIFRSLAEERGMTPLELNKQAEEDDEIDRDLDRRLRDVARDREDMVLESRLAGWMAGEYADLKLWLDAPLDVRAERISQRENKPVEQARTETRERAESEAHRYREYYDIDIEDLSIYDLAINTARWSPQGMLSVVLHAVESYEANGDEGKAPIEGIEYDF from the coding sequence ATGTTGATCACCGTCTCCGGGCCGGCCGGGAGCGGAAAGAGTACGCTCGCCGTGAGCCTCGCTGACGCACTGGACCACGATCACGTCAGCGGTGGCGACATTTTCCGCTCGCTCGCCGAGGAACGCGGCATGACGCCGCTGGAACTCAACAAGCAGGCCGAAGAGGACGACGAGATCGATCGCGATCTGGATCGGCGACTCCGAGATGTCGCCCGCGATCGGGAAGATATGGTGCTCGAATCCCGACTTGCCGGCTGGATGGCCGGCGAGTACGCCGATCTCAAACTCTGGCTCGATGCCCCACTCGACGTTCGTGCCGAACGGATCTCCCAACGGGAGAACAAACCGGTCGAACAGGCCCGTACTGAAACTCGTGAACGCGCCGAAAGTGAAGCCCACCGCTATCGGGAGTATTACGACATCGACATCGAGGACCTCTCCATCTACGACCTGGCGATCAACACCGCCCGATGGAGCCCCCAGGGGATGTTGAGCGTCGTGCTCCACGCCGTCGAGTCCTACGAAGCCAACGGCGACGAGGGCAAAGCCCCCATCGAAGGCATCGAGTACGATTTCTAA
- the secY gene encoding preprotein translocase subunit SecY — protein MSWKDTAEPLLTRMPSVARPEGHVPFKRKLGWTAGVLVLFFFLRNINLYGLSGTGGSSAFGRFSSILATQQGSIMQLGIGPIVTASIVLQLLGGADLLGLDTQNNPRDQILYQGLQKVLVLVMIVLTGFPMVFAAEFLPAESVMGLPTGAVKWLMFAQIAVGGVLILYMDEVISKWGVGSGIGLFIVAGVSQSLVGGLISIPQISGNWGFIPYWTGAIFGIVDIPSPLTARGMGQLLFHTSGQNYIGLIAILTTVSIFVIVVYAESVRVEIPLSHARVKGARGRFPVKLIYASVLPMILVRALQMNIQFMGRLLNSQLGGLPAWLGAYENGQAVSGLFYYLAPIQSPQEWAWFVFGGQITQDVWQILIRIGVDLTFMIIGGAIFAVFWVETTDMGPEATAQQIQNSGMQIPGFRQSPGVLEKVLGRYIPQVTVIGGALVGLLAVMANMLGTVGGVTGTGLLLTVSITYKLYEEIAEEQLMEMHPMMRQMFG, from the coding sequence ATGAGCTGGAAGGACACCGCCGAACCACTACTCACGCGGATGCCGTCGGTCGCCCGCCCCGAGGGCCACGTCCCCTTCAAGCGGAAGCTGGGCTGGACGGCCGGCGTGCTGGTCCTGTTTTTCTTCCTGAGAAATATCAACCTCTACGGGCTCAGTGGCACCGGGGGATCGAGTGCGTTCGGTCGGTTCTCATCGATCCTTGCCACCCAGCAGGGCTCGATCATGCAACTGGGGATCGGGCCGATCGTCACGGCGAGCATCGTTCTGCAACTGCTTGGCGGTGCCGATCTGCTCGGGCTGGACACCCAGAACAATCCGCGCGATCAGATCCTGTATCAGGGCCTCCAGAAGGTGCTGGTGCTCGTGATGATCGTCCTGACGGGCTTTCCGATGGTGTTTGCCGCGGAATTCCTGCCGGCCGAATCCGTCATGGGACTGCCCACTGGGGCGGTAAAGTGGCTCATGTTCGCCCAGATCGCCGTCGGCGGTGTCCTCATCCTCTACATGGACGAGGTGATCAGCAAATGGGGCGTCGGCAGCGGGATCGGGCTGTTCATCGTCGCCGGCGTCAGTCAGAGTCTCGTCGGCGGCCTCATCAGTATCCCACAGATCTCCGGGAACTGGGGCTTCATTCCCTACTGGACCGGTGCGATCTTTGGGATCGTCGACATCCCGTCACCGCTGACAGCTCGAGGGATGGGTCAACTGCTGTTCCATACGAGTGGACAGAACTACATCGGGCTCATCGCCATTCTCACGACGGTTTCGATCTTCGTGATCGTCGTCTACGCCGAGTCCGTTCGCGTCGAGATCCCACTCAGCCACGCTCGGGTGAAGGGCGCACGTGGTCGATTCCCGGTGAAGCTCATCTATGCGAGCGTCCTGCCGATGATCCTCGTCCGGGCGCTGCAGATGAACATCCAGTTCATGGGTCGACTGCTCAACTCCCAGCTCGGTGGCTTGCCTGCCTGGCTGGGGGCTTACGAAAACGGGCAGGCGGTGAGCGGGCTGTTTTACTACCTTGCCCCGATCCAGAGTCCCCAGGAATGGGCATGGTTCGTCTTCGGGGGTCAGATCACCCAGGACGTCTGGCAGATCCTGATCCGGATCGGCGTCGACCTGACGTTCATGATCATCGGCGGCGCTATCTTCGCTGTCTTCTGGGTCGAAACCACCGACATGGGGCCTGAAGCCACGGCCCAGCAGATCCAGAACTCCGGGATGCAGATCCCCGGGTTCCGCCAGAGCCCCGGCGTCCTCGAGAAGGTGCTCGGCCGCTACATCCCACAGGTGACGGTCATCGGCGGGGCCCTGGTCGGCCTGCTCGCCGTGATGGCAAACATGCTGGGTACCGTTGGTGGCGTCACTGGGACGGGCCTGCTGCTGACGGTGAGTATCACCTACAAGCTCTACGAGGAGATCGCCGAGGAGCAACTCATGGAGATGCATCCCATGATGCGCCAGATGTTCGGCTAG
- a CDS encoding 50S ribosomal protein L30, with protein sequence MEALVQLRGEVDVSGDVVDTLEMLNLGRVNHATFVPETDAYRGMITKVHDVVAHGEPSVETVELLLESRAEPAEGGEDVDDDWVGWNTNYDDVSALAEALVDEETTLQEAGLSPTLRLHPPRKGHDGIKHPTKEGGQLGDHSTEEIDALLEAMR encoded by the coding sequence ATGGAAGCGCTCGTCCAGCTTCGCGGCGAGGTCGACGTCAGCGGCGACGTCGTCGACACCTTAGAGATGCTCAACCTCGGCCGCGTCAACCACGCGACGTTCGTGCCCGAGACCGACGCCTACCGTGGCATGATCACGAAGGTTCACGACGTGGTCGCCCACGGCGAACCGTCCGTGGAGACGGTCGAATTGCTCCTCGAAAGCCGGGCCGAACCCGCCGAGGGCGGCGAAGACGTAGACGACGATTGGGTCGGCTGGAACACCAACTACGACGACGTCTCGGCGCTTGCCGAGGCGCTCGTAGACGAGGAGACGACGCTGCAGGAAGCCGGTCTCTCGCCGACGCTACGTCTGCATCCGCCCCGGAAGGGTCACGACGGCATCAAACACCCCACCAAAGAGGGTGGCCAACTCGGCGATCACTCGACCGAAGAGATCGACGCACTGCTGGAGGCGATGCGATAA
- a CDS encoding uL15m family ribosomal protein has translation MTDKSKRQRGSRTHGGGTHKNRRGAGHRGGRGAAGRDKHEMHNYPPIGKSGFTRPEKAQDDVSTVEVKTLDEDAALLAADGVAEETDGGYEIDARDVVEDGYEVDVVKVLGGGQVRNELTIVADAFSDAAREKIEAAGGTTELSDRGEQRQDKEDADADSE, from the coding sequence ATGACAGACAAGAGCAAACGCCAGCGCGGCTCGCGAACGCACGGCGGTGGCACGCACAAGAACCGGCGCGGTGCCGGTCATCGCGGCGGTCGCGGAGCGGCCGGTCGTGATAAACACGAGATGCACAACTACCCGCCGATCGGCAAGAGCGGGTTCACGCGACCGGAGAAGGCCCAGGACGACGTTTCGACGGTCGAGGTCAAGACGCTCGACGAGGATGCGGCCTTGCTGGCTGCCGACGGGGTCGCCGAGGAGACCGATGGCGGCTACGAGATCGACGCCCGTGACGTCGTCGAGGACGGCTACGAGGTCGATGTCGTGAAGGTGCTCGGTGGCGGACAGGTCCGCAACGAGTTGACCATCGTCGCCGACGCTTTCTCCGATGCGGCACGCGAGAAGATCGAAGCCGCGGGCGGCACCACGGAGCTGAGCGACCGCGGCGAACAGCGACAGGATAAAGAGGACGCCGACGCCGACTCAGAGTAA